In a single window of the Nocardiopsis composta genome:
- the eccB gene encoding type VII secretion protein EccB, whose translation MKTRRDQVQAHGFMVGRLSTAMLEADPDALEAPMRRTRTGTAIGLVLALLIGAGFLVYGLVFPGGATSWRTEGTVIAVKGGGGRYVYSDSALWPVANQASALLLGSGDPVQVSAASLEGTPVASPIGIPGAPDAVPAAGAEKPLVWQVCAVPVATGAEDAPRALTALSVGRAAAGEDVAGDRAVLAAGPDGSRHLLWGGERLRLDGENGAAEALGYGTSPAHPVSAQFLAAVPEGPELTAPDIAGLGEDGPEIGGERRRVGQVFTVEEEAGGREQYYVLERDGLAPVGAVLARLLLAAPDTAAEAYGGGDAEAVPLGVAELRPHLSDREPENGGLPAEPPELAGTGGAALCAVERGGGETGLALRAPASITARAADPPAGSTPSCTAPDLIGVRSGEGGLVLAAPAGGGAARGSYFLVTDTGAKYPVPDSESAEKLGHPPSTAQQAPAALLDMLPTGPELSTAAAAEPAAAPPPPGEPDCPE comes from the coding sequence ATGAAGACGCGGCGCGACCAGGTACAGGCGCACGGGTTCATGGTGGGCCGGCTGTCCACGGCGATGCTGGAGGCCGACCCCGACGCCCTGGAGGCGCCGATGCGGCGCACCCGCACCGGGACCGCGATCGGGCTGGTGCTGGCGCTGCTGATCGGCGCCGGGTTCCTGGTGTACGGGCTGGTCTTCCCGGGCGGCGCCACGTCGTGGCGGACCGAGGGCACGGTCATCGCGGTCAAGGGCGGCGGGGGCCGCTACGTCTACTCCGACTCGGCGCTGTGGCCGGTGGCCAACCAGGCGTCGGCGCTGCTGCTGGGGTCGGGCGACCCGGTCCAGGTGTCGGCGGCGTCGCTGGAGGGCACCCCGGTGGCCTCCCCGATCGGCATCCCCGGCGCGCCGGACGCGGTTCCCGCGGCCGGTGCGGAGAAGCCCCTGGTCTGGCAGGTGTGCGCGGTGCCGGTGGCCACCGGGGCCGAGGACGCGCCGCGCGCGCTGACCGCGCTCTCCGTGGGCCGCGCGGCCGCCGGGGAGGACGTCGCCGGAGACCGCGCGGTGCTGGCGGCCGGGCCGGACGGCTCCCGCCACCTGCTGTGGGGCGGTGAGCGGCTGCGGCTGGACGGCGAGAACGGCGCCGCGGAGGCACTGGGGTACGGCACCTCGCCCGCGCACCCGGTCTCCGCCCAGTTCCTCGCCGCCGTCCCGGAGGGCCCCGAGCTGACCGCGCCCGACATCGCCGGGCTGGGCGAGGACGGCCCGGAGATCGGCGGCGAGCGGCGCCGCGTCGGCCAGGTGTTCACCGTGGAGGAGGAGGCCGGCGGCCGCGAGCAGTACTACGTGCTGGAGCGGGACGGCCTGGCCCCGGTGGGCGCCGTGCTCGCCCGGCTGCTGCTGGCCGCCCCGGACACCGCGGCCGAGGCCTACGGCGGCGGCGACGCCGAGGCGGTGCCGCTGGGCGTCGCCGAGCTCCGCCCGCACCTGTCCGACCGGGAGCCGGAGAACGGCGGGCTGCCCGCCGAGCCCCCGGAGCTCGCGGGGACCGGCGGGGCGGCGCTGTGCGCGGTGGAGCGCGGCGGCGGGGAGACCGGCCTGGCGCTGCGCGCCCCGGCGTCGATCACCGCCCGCGCCGCCGACCCGCCCGCGGGCAGCACGCCCTCCTGCACCGCGCCGGACCTGATCGGCGTGCGCTCCGGCGAGGGCGGCCTGGTGCTCGCCGCCCCGGCCGGAGGCGGCGCCGCCCGCGGCTCCTACTTCCTGGTGACCGACACCGGGGCGAAGTACCCGGTGCCGGACTCAGAGTCCGCGGAGAAGCTCGGGCACCCGCCGTCGACCGCCCAGCAGGCGCCGGCCGCGCTGCTGGACATGCTGCCCACCGGACCCGAGCTGAGCACGGCCGCGGCGGCCGAACCGGCCGCCGCTCCCCCGCCGCCGGGCGAGCCCGACTGCCCGGAGTGA
- a CDS encoding YbaB/EbfC family nucleoid-associated protein, translating to MESATAEAVSRDRTVSAKVNAKGEITELKFHTSKYRTMAPAELSAAVLDVIGRARAEMEQQVADAFGSLAPGTPESRAEVIRGGDPSAFLADLGLDEPPGHPRT from the coding sequence CTGGAGTCGGCTACCGCAGAGGCCGTGTCCAGGGACAGGACGGTCAGCGCGAAGGTGAACGCCAAAGGCGAGATCACTGAGCTGAAGTTCCACACCTCCAAGTACCGGACCATGGCCCCCGCCGAGCTGTCCGCCGCGGTGCTGGACGTGATCGGGCGCGCCCGCGCCGAGATGGAGCAGCAGGTGGCCGATGCCTTCGGCTCCCTGGCCCCGGGGACGCCGGAGTCCCGCGCCGAGGTCATCCGCGGGGGCGACCCGTCGGCGTTCCTCGCCGACCTCGGCCTGGACGAGCCGCCCGGACACCCCCGTACCTGA
- a CDS encoding WXG100 family type VII secretion target, translated as MSDFKSSDEAMRKGKDAMETAHSTCNGIYTRVDATRDLLGGNWQGGAAMRYDTALVKWLEELRLITNDMNNMIGMLGGTERSFNAMEDENMVTADWSSALNPNQRDVAAGR; from the coding sequence ATGAGCGATTTCAAGAGCAGTGACGAAGCGATGCGCAAGGGCAAGGACGCCATGGAGACCGCGCACTCCACCTGCAACGGCATCTACACCCGGGTGGACGCCACCCGCGACCTGCTCGGCGGCAACTGGCAGGGCGGAGCCGCGATGCGCTACGACACCGCGCTGGTCAAGTGGCTGGAAGAGCTGCGGCTGATCACCAACGACATGAACAACATGATCGGCATGCTCGGCGGCACCGAGCGCAGCTTCAACGCCATGGAGGACGAGAACATGGTGACCGCCGACTGGAGCAGCGCTCTCAACCCCAACCAGCGCGACGTCGCCGCCGGGCGCTAG
- a CDS encoding WXG100 family type VII secretion target, translating into MSTFAAKYGGMDTAGIDLRQATEEVARSIEELDGKVKAIKSEWVGDAAEQYEIAIANWRKNVDDMRVLLTSAQVSLDDIVERYRRGDLGEAKVWNAKK; encoded by the coding sequence GTGAGCACGTTCGCGGCGAAGTACGGCGGTATGGACACCGCCGGGATCGACCTGCGGCAGGCGACCGAGGAGGTCGCCCGCTCCATCGAGGAGCTCGACGGCAAGGTCAAGGCGATCAAGAGCGAATGGGTCGGTGACGCGGCCGAGCAGTACGAGATCGCCATCGCCAACTGGCGCAAGAACGTGGACGACATGCGGGTGCTGCTGACCAGCGCCCAGGTCTCGCTGGACGACATCGTCGAGCGCTACCGGCGCGGCGACCTCGGCGAGGCCAAGGTCTGGAACGCCAAGAAGTGA
- a CDS encoding GNAT family N-acetyltransferase, which produces MDELRAVTGTDLDDLTAFLTDADLTLSGLDAPEVALWIARDPGGRIYASTGFEASGDGRHVLVRSVAVRPDSRHTGLGGRLAEYAVRRAAERGAERAWLFSRRSGPFWRKLGFTPADRDEMARVLASTHQVRLFARTGRLADEVAWSRPLE; this is translated from the coding sequence GTGGACGAGCTTCGCGCGGTGACCGGGACCGACCTGGACGACCTCACCGCCTTCCTGACCGATGCCGACCTGACGCTCAGCGGGCTGGACGCGCCGGAGGTGGCGCTGTGGATCGCCCGGGACCCCGGCGGGCGGATCTACGCCAGCACCGGTTTCGAGGCGAGCGGGGACGGCCGCCACGTGCTGGTGCGCAGCGTGGCGGTCCGCCCGGACTCCCGCCACACCGGGCTGGGCGGCCGGCTGGCCGAGTACGCCGTGCGGCGGGCCGCGGAGCGCGGCGCCGAGCGGGCCTGGCTGTTCAGCCGCCGCTCCGGCCCGTTCTGGCGGAAGCTCGGCTTCACCCCCGCCGACCGCGACGAGATGGCCCGGGTGCTGGCCTCCACCCACCAGGTCCGCCTGTTCGCCCGGACCGGCCGGCTCGCCGACGAGGTCGCCTGGAGCCGGCCCCTGGAGTGA
- the eccD gene encoding type VII secretion integral membrane protein EccD encodes MTESAAAELCRLTIRAPESSFEIAVPCDVPLAELLPTFLLYAENDGEDLDESGLEHSGWVLQRLGSPPLDEDETAESLGLCDGDTLYLRERRDQMPPVHFDDLVDGVATGMAERPDRWDAALARRCLIGAGAAALAAALVPPVLLGFSAASAALAAGTAVLLLLAAAAASRALDSPATAAATGAAAVLFMAFAGACAPDGDPGAALTGARMLAGGAAGTGAAVLAVAATAGCLPFFTGAGVLTAFGAAAGAVLMFWTGVPLPGVAGLLAGAAVLLGTFAPALAFRMAGLRLPPLPAGADELQEHIDPHPAREVLDRTRRADAFQTALLAASGAVCAAALAVLAAHPGWAATSMGAALSALLLLQARGLSGARQRLCLAVPGCAGALALALGGAALGGETARLVVFGVLLAAALALLVAAWALPGNRVLPHWGRAGELLHSLAAVVLVCLIPANLGLFALLRGIGG; translated from the coding sequence ATGACGGAGTCCGCCGCGGCGGAATTGTGTCGTCTCACCATTCGAGCACCCGAGTCCTCCTTTGAAATCGCGGTGCCCTGCGACGTGCCGCTGGCCGAACTCCTGCCGACATTCCTGCTCTACGCGGAGAACGACGGAGAGGACCTGGACGAGAGCGGCCTCGAACACTCCGGCTGGGTCCTCCAGCGGCTGGGGTCGCCCCCGCTGGACGAGGACGAGACGGCCGAGTCGCTGGGCCTGTGCGACGGGGACACCCTCTACCTGCGCGAGCGCCGCGACCAGATGCCGCCGGTCCACTTCGACGACCTGGTCGACGGGGTCGCCACCGGGATGGCCGAGCGGCCGGACCGGTGGGACGCCGCGCTGGCCCGCCGCTGCCTGATCGGCGCGGGCGCCGCCGCGCTGGCCGCCGCCCTGGTCCCGCCGGTGCTCCTCGGCTTCTCCGCGGCCTCGGCGGCGCTGGCCGCGGGCACCGCGGTACTGCTGCTGCTCGCCGCCGCGGCGGCCTCCCGGGCGCTGGACTCCCCGGCGACGGCCGCGGCCACCGGCGCCGCGGCGGTGCTGTTCATGGCCTTCGCCGGGGCGTGCGCCCCGGACGGCGACCCGGGCGCCGCGCTGACCGGGGCCCGGATGCTCGCCGGCGGCGCGGCCGGGACCGGCGCGGCGGTGCTGGCCGTCGCGGCGACCGCCGGCTGCCTGCCGTTCTTCACCGGGGCCGGGGTGCTGACCGCGTTCGGCGCGGCCGCCGGTGCGGTGCTGATGTTCTGGACCGGCGTCCCGCTGCCCGGGGTCGCCGGGCTGCTCGCCGGTGCGGCCGTGCTGCTGGGCACGTTCGCCCCCGCGCTGGCGTTCCGGATGGCGGGGCTGCGGCTGCCGCCGCTGCCCGCCGGCGCCGACGAACTCCAGGAGCACATCGACCCGCACCCGGCCCGCGAGGTGCTGGACCGCACCCGCCGCGCGGACGCCTTCCAGACCGCGCTGCTGGCCGCCTCCGGCGCGGTGTGCGCGGCGGCGCTGGCGGTGCTGGCCGCGCACCCGGGGTGGGCGGCCACCTCGATGGGCGCCGCGCTGAGCGCGCTGCTGCTGCTGCAGGCGCGCGGGCTGAGCGGTGCCCGGCAGCGCCTCTGCCTGGCGGTGCCCGGCTGCGCCGGCGCGCTGGCGCTGGCGCTGGGCGGCGCCGCCCTGGGCGGGGAGACCGCCCGGCTGGTGGTGTTCGGGGTGCTGCTGGCGGCGGCGCTGGCGCTGCTCGTCGCGGCGTGGGCGCTGCCCGGAAACCGGGTGCTGCCGCACTGGGGCCGCGCCGGCGAGCTGCTGCACAGCCTCGCCGCGGTGGTCCTGGTCTGCCTGATCCCGGCCAACCTGGGGCTGTTCGCCCTGCTGCGCGGGATCGGCGGGTGA
- the eccCa gene encoding type VII secretion protein EccCa, with the protein MSTIIVRRPARRPGPELPGGELALQEPPVLPEARNDVSAVFMYLPMALSSLAMVMMFMRPGTGGGALGTAMPYVAGGMMLVGAVAMVGGQYLRTRLERRRQLAGERRDYLRYLGQMRGRVRELVSAQRDARAWSGPDPEALWSLVRTTRLWERRAAHDDFAEVRFAVGRQPLNTAIAPLSTKPVEDLEPLCAHALRRFINAYSTVDDLPVSIHLRGYAHIALRGDAEAGRAMVRALLGQLAVFHAPDELRIAACVGDERLARWEWLKWLPHCLHPVERDGAGPVRLIAPDAVELERVIGPDLADRPRFDPQASPGREEPFTVLLVDGGRVPQGARMAGGGYRNAVVVEIGADRPWDGAPHTLSLRVEEDGVEVADLDRSGREVFAPLGRPDRLGEPRARALARLLAPYRMSVSTEVVEPLTTDFDLTTLLGIANLHNWDVHRSWEGGDRPDYRLRVPIGMTESGGPLELDLKESALGGMGPHGMLIGATGSGKSELLRTLVLALALTHSSETLNFVLVDFKGGATFIGLDGLTHTSALITNLADETALVERMQDALHGELIRRQEQLRAAGNFSSIHEYEKARRSDPSMEPMPTLVVVVDEFSELLAAHRDFMDLFVMIGRLGRSLGVHLLLASQRLDEGRMHQLESHLSYRIALRTFSAMESRGVLGVPDAHQLPSAPGNGYLKSDTDELTRFKAAYVSGPYRARRRPVRTAAATGEVAPLLATYVAKAAPAAEPVQETAEEEPAATLLETALEAVRGAGPPAREVWLPPLDVPPTLAELLGADGPSWSQEPVLHVPLGLVDRPFEQLRTPLEADLRGAGGHTAVVGGPQSGKSTLLLTLISALALTNTPAQVQFYVLDFGGGTLRGIAGLPHVGGVCGRLDTERVNRTVAEMTALLARRERLFAEHGIDSMAAYRRRRAAGEFPGEPHGDAFLVIDGWATIRQDMMDLMPDIVQIAQRGLSYGVHLVVASPRWADVQSSLRDLLGTRFELRLGDAVDSAINMRKAETVPRIPGRGLTEELKHFLTGVPRLDGETDAASLAAGLADLVRKVADAWDGPPAPPVRTLPLHLPASELPPSEEGPRVPLGLEERRLEPLWHDFSASPHLLAVGDTESGKTNLLRLVTRAIRERYTAEEARVVLVDPRRGLFDAIPEEQRLGYAVTGAAAQEMMKAAAQALKPRLPGPEVTPEQLRARSWWNGPELFVVIDDYDLLGTGGAGPLTPLLDMLPLGADIGLHLILARGAGGFSRAMGEPALRMLIDANTPSIVLSCPPSEGILFGSLRPRTLPPGRALRLDRRDPVQIQLALAPETEEAEQADRR; encoded by the coding sequence GTGAGCACGATCATCGTCCGCAGGCCGGCCCGCCGGCCCGGCCCGGAGCTCCCCGGCGGGGAGCTGGCCCTCCAGGAGCCCCCCGTCCTGCCCGAGGCCCGCAACGACGTCTCGGCGGTCTTCATGTACCTGCCGATGGCGCTCAGCTCGCTGGCCATGGTCATGATGTTCATGCGGCCCGGCACCGGCGGCGGCGCGCTGGGCACCGCCATGCCCTACGTCGCCGGCGGCATGATGCTGGTCGGCGCGGTCGCCATGGTCGGCGGGCAGTACCTGCGCACCCGGCTGGAGCGGCGCCGGCAGCTGGCCGGCGAGCGCCGCGACTACCTGCGCTACCTCGGCCAGATGCGCGGCCGGGTGCGCGAACTGGTCTCCGCCCAGCGCGACGCCCGCGCCTGGAGCGGTCCCGACCCCGAGGCGCTGTGGTCCCTGGTGCGCACCACCCGGCTATGGGAGCGCCGCGCCGCCCACGACGACTTCGCCGAGGTGCGGTTCGCCGTCGGCCGCCAGCCGCTGAACACCGCCATCGCGCCGCTGTCCACCAAACCGGTGGAGGACCTGGAACCGCTCTGCGCGCACGCGCTGCGCCGGTTCATCAACGCCTACTCCACCGTCGACGACCTGCCGGTCTCCATCCACCTGCGCGGCTACGCCCACATCGCGCTGCGCGGCGACGCCGAGGCCGGCCGGGCCATGGTCCGCGCCCTGCTCGGCCAGCTCGCCGTCTTCCACGCCCCCGACGAGCTGCGCATCGCCGCATGCGTCGGCGACGAGCGGCTGGCCCGCTGGGAGTGGCTCAAATGGCTGCCGCACTGCCTGCACCCCGTCGAGCGGGACGGCGCCGGACCGGTCCGGCTGATCGCGCCGGACGCCGTCGAACTGGAGCGGGTGATCGGCCCCGACCTGGCCGACCGCCCCCGCTTCGACCCGCAGGCCTCCCCCGGGCGGGAGGAGCCGTTCACCGTCCTGCTGGTGGACGGCGGCCGGGTCCCGCAGGGCGCGCGGATGGCCGGCGGCGGCTACCGCAACGCCGTCGTCGTGGAGATCGGCGCCGACCGCCCCTGGGACGGCGCCCCGCACACCCTGTCGCTGCGTGTCGAGGAGGACGGCGTCGAGGTCGCCGACCTGGACCGCTCCGGCCGCGAGGTGTTCGCCCCGCTGGGCCGCCCGGACCGGCTCGGCGAACCGCGCGCCCGCGCCCTGGCCCGGCTGCTGGCCCCCTACCGGATGAGCGTCTCCACCGAGGTGGTGGAGCCGCTGACCACCGACTTCGACCTGACCACCCTGCTGGGCATCGCCAACCTGCACAACTGGGACGTCCACCGCAGCTGGGAGGGCGGCGACCGCCCGGACTACCGGCTGCGGGTGCCGATCGGGATGACCGAGTCCGGCGGCCCGCTGGAGCTGGACCTCAAGGAGTCCGCGCTGGGCGGCATGGGCCCGCACGGCATGCTGATCGGAGCCACCGGCTCCGGCAAGAGCGAGCTGCTGCGCACCCTGGTGCTGGCCCTGGCGCTCACCCACTCCTCGGAGACGCTCAACTTCGTGCTGGTCGACTTCAAGGGCGGCGCCACCTTCATCGGGCTGGACGGCCTGACCCACACCTCGGCGCTGATCACCAACCTCGCCGACGAGACCGCCCTGGTGGAGCGGATGCAGGACGCGCTGCACGGCGAGCTGATCCGCCGCCAGGAGCAGCTGCGCGCCGCCGGGAACTTCAGCTCCATCCACGAGTACGAGAAGGCGCGCCGCTCCGACCCGTCCATGGAGCCGATGCCGACCCTGGTGGTCGTGGTGGACGAGTTCAGCGAGCTGCTCGCCGCGCACCGCGACTTCATGGACCTGTTCGTGATGATCGGCCGGCTCGGCCGCAGCCTCGGCGTGCACCTGCTGCTCGCCTCCCAGCGGCTGGACGAGGGCCGGATGCACCAGCTGGAGAGCCACCTGTCCTACCGGATCGCGCTGCGCACCTTCTCCGCGATGGAGAGCCGCGGCGTGCTCGGCGTCCCCGACGCCCACCAGCTCCCCTCCGCCCCCGGCAACGGCTACCTGAAGAGCGACACCGACGAGCTGACCCGGTTCAAGGCCGCCTACGTCTCCGGCCCCTACCGGGCCCGCCGCCGGCCGGTGCGCACCGCCGCGGCCACCGGCGAGGTCGCCCCGCTGCTGGCGACCTACGTGGCCAAGGCCGCGCCCGCGGCCGAGCCGGTGCAGGAGACCGCGGAGGAGGAGCCCGCCGCCACCCTGCTGGAGACCGCGCTGGAGGCGGTCCGCGGCGCCGGGCCGCCCGCCCGTGAGGTCTGGCTGCCGCCGCTGGACGTGCCGCCGACCCTCGCCGAGCTGCTCGGCGCCGACGGCCCGTCCTGGTCGCAGGAGCCGGTGCTGCACGTGCCGCTGGGCCTGGTCGACCGCCCCTTCGAGCAGCTGCGCACCCCGCTCGAGGCCGACCTGCGCGGCGCCGGCGGGCACACCGCCGTCGTCGGCGGCCCGCAGTCCGGCAAGAGCACCCTGCTGCTCACCCTGATCTCGGCGCTGGCGCTCACCAACACCCCCGCCCAGGTCCAGTTCTACGTGCTGGACTTCGGCGGCGGCACGCTGCGCGGCATCGCCGGCCTGCCGCACGTCGGCGGGGTGTGCGGCCGGCTCGACACCGAGCGGGTCAACCGCACCGTCGCGGAGATGACCGCGCTGCTGGCCCGCCGCGAGCGGCTCTTCGCCGAGCACGGCATCGACTCGATGGCGGCCTACCGGCGGCGCCGCGCCGCCGGGGAGTTCCCCGGCGAGCCGCACGGCGACGCGTTCCTGGTCATCGACGGCTGGGCCACGATCCGCCAGGACATGATGGACCTGATGCCCGACATCGTGCAGATCGCGCAGCGCGGGCTGAGCTACGGGGTGCACCTGGTGGTGGCCTCGCCGCGCTGGGCCGACGTCCAGTCCAGCCTGCGCGACCTGCTCGGCACCCGGTTCGAGCTGCGGCTGGGCGACGCGGTGGACTCCGCGATCAACATGCGCAAGGCCGAGACGGTGCCGCGGATTCCCGGCCGGGGCCTCACCGAGGAGCTCAAGCACTTCCTCACCGGGGTGCCCCGGCTGGACGGCGAGACCGACGCCGCGTCCCTCGCCGCCGGCCTGGCCGACCTGGTGCGCAAGGTCGCCGACGCGTGGGACGGCCCGCCCGCGCCGCCGGTGCGCACCCTCCCGCTGCACCTGCCCGCCTCCGAGCTGCCGCCCTCGGAGGAGGGCCCGCGCGTCCCGCTGGGCCTGGAGGAGCGCCGGCTGGAACCGCTCTGGCACGACTTCTCCGCCTCCCCGCACCTGCTGGCCGTCGGCGACACCGAGAGCGGCAAGACCAACCTGCTGCGCCTGGTCACCCGGGCGATCCGGGAGCGCTACACCGCGGAGGAGGCGCGGGTCGTGCTGGTCGACCCCAGGCGCGGCCTGTTCGACGCCATCCCCGAGGAGCAGCGGCTCGGCTACGCGGTGACCGGCGCCGCGGCCCAGGAGATGATGAAGGCCGCCGCACAGGCGCTCAAGCCCCGGCTGCCCGGCCCCGAGGTCACCCCGGAGCAGCTGCGCGCCCGCTCCTGGTGGAACGGCCCGGAGCTGTTCGTGGTGATCGACGACTACGACCTGCTCGGCACCGGCGGCGCCGGCCCGCTCACCCCGCTGCTGGACATGCTCCCGCTCGGCGCCGACATCGGCCTGCACCTGATCCTGGCCCGCGGCGCGGGCGGCTTCAGCCGAGCCATGGGCGAGCCGGCGCTGCGCATGCTGATCGACGCCAACACCCCCAGCATCGTGCTGTCCTGCCCGCCCTCGGAGGGCATCCTGTTCGGCTCGCTCCGCCCGCGCACCCTGCCCCCGGGCCGCGCCCTCCGCCTGGACCGCCGCGACCCGGTCCAGATCCAGCTCGCCCTCGCCCCGGAGACCGAGGAGGCCGAGCAGGCCGACCGCCGCTGA
- a CDS encoding S8 family serine peptidase, which yields MRDVRAGWAVLVTAAVFAGSGAGTGWADAAEEPGGSPPALPEAAAVRDGDGCLPPSETVIDRRVWTEDALGLPEARGFADGDGVTVAVVGSGVDDAAAALDGAVQGAGEDCTGFGTFLAGVVAARGQDGSGLTGVAPAARILAVPVTDDGGAAEAGDLAEGVERAVDGGADVVLVGAAVPADGGDGGSDGVLDAAVRAAAEADALLVAPASAPVDGGAVPAAPGPGDGVLAVAATGPDGAPAAGEPAVDGEGRPAPVDLAAPGQAVMSVGPGGDGHFVSGGDPVAAAFVAGAAALLRSRDPGLSAGQTAERLVATAYPAPGQAAGVLLGAGTLDPVAALTAAPAAEAGGGVETAAFSPDPPPALTTGRTLAVVAGSALLILVLGLGGAAVKYRRTRED from the coding sequence GTGCGGGACGTCAGGGCCGGCTGGGCGGTACTGGTCACGGCGGCGGTGTTCGCGGGGTCCGGGGCCGGAACCGGGTGGGCGGACGCCGCGGAGGAGCCGGGCGGTTCCCCTCCCGCGCTGCCCGAGGCCGCGGCGGTGCGGGACGGCGACGGCTGCCTGCCGCCCTCCGAGACGGTGATCGACCGGCGGGTGTGGACCGAGGACGCGCTGGGCCTGCCCGAGGCGCGCGGGTTCGCCGACGGGGACGGGGTGACCGTCGCCGTGGTCGGCAGCGGGGTGGACGACGCCGCGGCGGCCCTGGACGGCGCGGTGCAGGGCGCCGGGGAGGACTGCACAGGGTTCGGCACCTTCCTGGCCGGGGTGGTCGCCGCGCGCGGGCAGGACGGCAGCGGGCTGACCGGGGTCGCCCCCGCGGCGCGGATCCTCGCGGTGCCGGTGACCGACGACGGCGGGGCGGCCGAGGCCGGCGACCTCGCCGAGGGCGTCGAGCGGGCGGTGGACGGCGGGGCCGACGTGGTGCTGGTCGGGGCGGCGGTCCCGGCGGACGGCGGGGACGGCGGATCGGACGGCGTGCTGGACGCTGCGGTGCGGGCGGCCGCGGAGGCCGACGCACTGCTGGTGGCGCCCGCGTCCGCGCCGGTGGACGGGGGCGCGGTGCCCGCCGCGCCCGGCCCCGGCGACGGCGTGCTGGCGGTCGCCGCGACCGGGCCGGACGGCGCGCCCGCGGCCGGGGAGCCGGCGGTGGACGGCGAGGGCCGGCCCGCACCGGTGGACCTGGCCGCTCCCGGGCAGGCGGTGATGAGCGTCGGCCCCGGCGGCGACGGCCACTTCGTCTCCGGCGGGGATCCGGTCGCCGCGGCCTTCGTCGCGGGCGCGGCCGCGCTGCTGCGCTCCCGCGATCCCGGGCTGAGCGCCGGCCAGACCGCCGAGCGGCTGGTCGCGACCGCCTACCCGGCGCCCGGGCAGGCCGCCGGCGTGCTGCTCGGCGCCGGCACCCTCGACCCGGTCGCCGCGCTGACCGCCGCCCCCGCCGCGGAGGCCGGCGGAGGGGTGGAGACCGCGGCCTTCTCCCCCGACCCGCCGCCCGCCCTGACCACCGGCCGCACCCTCGCCGTGGTGGCCGGCTCGGCCCTGCTCATCCTGGTCCTGGGCCTGGGCGGAGCAGCCGTGAAATACCGGCGCACCCGGGAGGACTGA
- a CDS encoding alpha/beta fold hydrolase: MATIRTLDVPGARLHYEVRGDGPPLLLMGSPMGAADFAPLADALAGEYTVVTHDPRGIRGSSVDDPGQNSTPGLRADDAAALLDAVGADGADVFGSSGGAVTVLALAERHPDRVRTAVAHEPPLLELLSDAAEQRAATEDVIDTFHRDGVGAAWMKFMANAGFEVGEDAPGPPEGETSEQDLADAARFFGHELRGTTRYLPDTAALKAGPARVVVGIGAESGGLITYRTSTALAELLGAPPVEFPGDHGGFIGHPEEFARVLRKVLRG, from the coding sequence ATGGCGACCATCCGTACCCTCGACGTCCCCGGCGCGCGGCTGCACTACGAGGTCCGCGGCGACGGGCCGCCCCTGCTGCTGATGGGATCGCCGATGGGGGCCGCGGACTTCGCGCCGCTGGCCGACGCGCTGGCCGGCGAGTACACCGTCGTCACGCACGACCCGCGCGGCATCAGGGGCAGCAGCGTCGACGACCCGGGGCAGAACTCCACCCCCGGGCTGCGCGCGGACGACGCCGCCGCCCTGCTGGACGCGGTCGGCGCGGACGGCGCCGACGTGTTCGGCAGCAGCGGCGGCGCCGTCACCGTGCTCGCGCTGGCCGAGCGCCACCCCGACCGGGTGCGCACCGCGGTCGCGCACGAGCCGCCGCTGCTGGAGCTGCTCTCCGACGCCGCCGAGCAGCGCGCCGCGACCGAGGACGTCATCGACACCTTCCACCGCGACGGGGTCGGCGCGGCCTGGATGAAGTTCATGGCCAACGCCGGGTTCGAGGTGGGCGAGGACGCGCCCGGGCCGCCGGAGGGCGAGACCTCCGAGCAGGACCTGGCCGACGCCGCCCGGTTCTTCGGCCACGAGCTGCGCGGCACCACCCGCTACCTGCCGGACACCGCCGCGCTGAAGGCCGGGCCGGCCCGGGTGGTGGTCGGCATCGGCGCCGAATCCGGCGGCCTGATCACCTACCGCACCTCCACCGCGCTGGCCGAGCTGCTCGGCGCCCCGCCGGTGGAGTTCCCCGGCGACCACGGCGGCTTCATCGGCCACCCCGAGGAGTTCGCCCGGGTGCTGCGCAAGGTCCTCCGGGGCTGA